TTATGTAAAGTGCTTTATAGCGTTGCTGATATTGGTGCTACAGCAATAAGCGATTACGATTGTGCGAAAGAAAAATGGAATAAATATGCTGAGCCATTGAATAATATTATCGATGCCATAAACAAAAAAGAAATAACGGTAAGAGATGCAATAAAAGGTGGCACTGCTTTTGTGATTGGTTATAAAGCACAAGGAAAATTTCTCGGTGGCTTGGGTAAGTTTTGTACCACCATTAAGCACAAAAGCATTAGCTTTGTTAAAAATAATTCATTGTTAAATACACAGGAATATTTAACAACTCCAGAAGGTTTGTTGTTTAAGGCTACGGCAAAGTCTAATAAGCTCAAGTCATATGGAAAAACTAATTCCCCATCTAAGTTAAAAAAAGTTGTTGATGATACAGTATTAAAATCTACTGCGTTGCCTGCGACTGCTATTATTGACAAGGGAATTATTTGCAATGATTTAAGAAGTGTAATACAGCAATATAAAGAACATATTTTTTCAAAAAAGCATGTAAAAAATGGTTTGATGGCAGCGGGTGAAAGTCAGGAAAAGATTATGGATTTATTGAATGATGTTATCATGTCTCTTGATAAAAAGGGGTTGCTGAAAGAGGGAGCTAATCAAATAAAAGCCACAATAAATGGTGTTAAGAATGTTGAAATAAAGTGCTTTATTGAAAACGGTAGTGCTAGAAGTGTTGATGCTTACATCAGTGATTTTAATCGATTGTATAACAATTTTATAGATACTACGAAGGCTTAAAATGAACGATATATTAACGAAAATAATTATACTGAGCAGAAATGATGATAAGGGATTGTATAGTTTTATATTAGAACAAATGAATAGCCACTCAAGCGATATTAATTTTTGGTTAAGTTTAGCGGTTGTCATAATTCAACCCCCGTTTGGAGACGAAGAAACGGGTATTTTTTTTGTTAAAAAAGCACTTTCAATTGATCATAATAATCCCGTGGCTCTTATTATACTTGCACATATATACGAATATCAACTAGGTGGTATTAATGATATGTTACTTCATCAAATAAAAAATCTTCACACTGATTCTAATGAGATAAATTCGATGCTTAAATATGTGGCTTCTTGGTCTTATAGGGAAAGCAAAAAATATAATTCGGAAGAGGAAGAGCGATTACTCAAAGAATCGATTTTGTTGTGTGATAGGCACGTATGGAATTACGAACATCTTGCAAAATTATATTTTAAACAAAAACGATACCTTGAGGTAAATAGTCTTCTGAGGAAAGCATTAAAAAATATCAGAAAAGTGTATTCTGACAGTGACGATTACGATATAACTGATATAAATGAATTTATAAATGAACGTATTAAAGGTATTTACGCATCGAAAAGTAACTTTAAATTTATCAAACATGATCTTATACCAAATTACGTTATTATTTTTTATACCATCATCACGCCTTTCTTGGATTTTTATCGTTTCATTAAAAAGATGATTTTGCGCTTAATCAAATAGATATCCTTGCTTCTGAAAAAAGCGTTTGTAAGTCCTGTAAACTAATGGTAATTTCTATTGTATGGTTATTGTATGGTTACTGAATGCGTCAAGTAGCTGGCCCCCAACAAGAATATCGGTATGAAAAAACCCACTTCATAAAAGTGGGTTTTTTTTGTTTGCAGGGCTGGATTTTACTCCAATTTTCACTCCGTTCTAATTGGAGACCTCTCAAAAGAAAAGAACCTGTTTTGGGACAGGTTCAAATTTGGTTGCGGGGGCTGGATTCGAACCAGCGACCTTTGGGTTATGAGCCCAACGAGCTACCAGGCTGCTCTACCCCGCGGCATATATCTTTTTTATCTAAATGATATTATCACTATACGGCCTGTTCTTATTTTTGTCAAATAAAGCCATCACCTTTTTACGCATTTTTCCATGAATCACGACCTTTTTTAGGGACATTGACCAACGATTATATAGCTTTCATCTGAATTGATCGCACGTAACAGATTCTGATCATCAATAAACCCCCTTCCAATAGTTATTGTCCTTCTCATGCCCATTTTTTGTAAAAAATTCAAATTGAAGTGGGTTTAAACTACAAACCATTGATTATTATTTGGTGTTTTATTTAAAATAGAATATGTAGGGAAAAAGGGCAGAAAATACTATTTTTAAGGAATCGTTATGAAAAATCACATTAGTAAAGCTCTTATTATCCTATCAATACTTGGAACAACTTCTCGAGCACATGCCTGGATATATGAGCTTGCTAATCATACAAATCACACTATCGCCGTTGGTATGAGATATAAGGGAAAGAATGAGCCCCTTGAATTTAGGGTAATAGAACCACATACAATGGGCAGCTTCAAACCAGGAGATCCTGGTATCTCTGCATGGAAAAAGGCATTTGTAGTAGACATGTTTTATTATCTAAAAAATCCACCTACAATCACCGAAACTGCTAAATCTAGTGTTCCTTGGGAAAATGCTTTTATTACGTGGCTTTCTCCCGAAATGCATGAGGAAGCTATGGCTCTTTCTGAGGCTCCTGCACGTAATGGCAAACTTGCAACACTGCTTGAAAGTGCTAACAAAATTACCATTGAACCGACAATGGCACAGAATCGTCACATAGATATCATTGAAGATAGCGATGGCAAAATAAACTTTATTTCTGTTTTATCAAAGGAAATTAATGCATAACAATAATAAAATAATAGCTATAATCCTGGTAATTACCGGATCAATCAACGCATATGAATTGAGCTTTTATAACAACACCAGAGAACCCATGGCAGTTGCTATACAATTTGCAGATGGAGAAAAAGAACCTCTCTATAAACAACTTATAAAATCAAACTCAATGGGTAGCTTTACTCCCGGCAAACTCGATATTCCTGATATAAAATGGAGTTTTTGTTTAAAAAATATTTATTATGCAAAAAATCCAACAATTGAGCAAAGAGCCAAATATTTTGAAAAAACTATCTGGAAAAAGGTTCCTATTACCTGGACTCCACTAGTACTAGAAAGCTCAAAAAAACCCAAAAGAATTCCTAAAACAAAAAAACAAGCCATGCAACCAACACGACGTCTTGTAAAAAAAGCGGTAATTAAGCCTGAAGATAAATCACTGTGTAGAGATCGTCATTTTGAAATTACAGAAAATGAGCATGGTCAAGTAGTAGTTATGGGATCATTAAACGAACCATTGTAAACCTACTTGACCCCATATTCCATTTCATTTCATACGGGGACCCCTTTATAGAATTCTTTTGCCTGTCCTTCTCCCGCTCGCCCTGAGTGTCCTACGAAGCCTTGGCGAAGTAGGATGTATCGAAGGGTAAAGCGGAGCAAGATCTACTCATTAATTTCTGTAACCACACCAGAGATATCTATAAACACCGACCGCCCATAAGAAACATATACTACATCTCTCTGCCACTGCATTGCCCTCAATCGTGCTAATAGAACCAAAAGTTTCTGAATATAGCTATCTAACAACAATGTATCATTAACTATTGCAATAATTGGGGCACGACCGTAGTTATCGTCAGGTAATTCATTAAAAAAAAGCTCCGAACAAATATAAGGAACAAAAATAGTATCTAGAATAGATAACTGAATGCGATCATTACACGATCGCGTTATTGACAACCCATTTTTAAAATAAATAGTACGCATACAATCGCTATTCATCCATTCCGATAATCTTTCCGTAATAAGCATCGCATGTTTTTTATCAAAACATTCTTGCAACACTCCGTTATATACCCAATGTAATGAATTATAATAATTGTCCTCTTTCCATCTGCATGTGCCAAAAATAAGATGTACCGCTTTACCTAAACAATGCTCATTCCATAATTGTAATAGTGCAGGTTTACTTTCAAAGTCAGTTACATTCAATGCTGATTCTGGCATAACAATAACGGTAGTGTGCGGATACTGCTCAATAATTTTTTTTAATTGATGGGCAATAATTTTAATCGTAACTATCGGGTTATCAACAGTAGAATGTGCCATACAAGGCAAACTTTTTATGTGTTTGTACCACACAGGCTGTTTAATTTGTGTTGCACCCACACACCAACACAATAGCCACGGAATAGTTGTACACACAAAAAAGAGCAATGCTGTATAATTTTTGTACCACAACAACACAACACAGCTGCTTGGAACCAACAAAAATAGTACGGTCAACACTTGTTTACCAACAATTGGTAATAACATAAGCAAACATGGTTGTTGTGCTAACGGCAACAACGGATGCATCAATGGATATCCTTCTTTGATACCAAACATCCACAAACAATACTGATCTGTCCAAAAAATAAAAAGAGCCAATGCAATCAACCACATACATAACCGCAATATTGGAGATTGAATTGCAAAAAAACGTACTACTATTGTTGTACATAAAAAAAGCAATGCAGGAAACAATGCCTGATACAACACCATCATGATTCCAAGCATAATACCAATCAACCATGATTCATGTGC
The window above is part of the Candidatus Babeliales bacterium genome. Proteins encoded here:
- a CDS encoding polymorphic toxin type 35 domain-containing protein; this encodes LCKVLYSVADIGATAISDYDCAKEKWNKYAEPLNNIIDAINKKEITVRDAIKGGTAFVIGYKAQGKFLGGLGKFCTTIKHKSISFVKNNSLLNTQEYLTTPEGLLFKATAKSNKLKSYGKTNSPSKLKKVVDDTVLKSTALPATAIIDKGIICNDLRSVIQQYKEHIFSKKHVKNGLMAAGESQEKIMDLLNDVIMSLDKKGLLKEGANQIKATINGVKNVEIKCFIENGSARSVDAYISDFNRLYNNFIDTTKA